Proteins encoded in a region of the Kwoniella shivajii chromosome 3, complete sequence genome:
- a CDS encoding translation initiation factor IF-2, giving the protein MASPLSHCRCCRGFLHNLPSALSRRSIASTSVARNETLSGGFKLPSRDWSVKSPPDVRNGDPGSVRRPREEPRRNARPGEARDKNAGSSKKRPARDRDSFRSGSGSSKWGAPRDGPRGGEISLASGFGLKSNKDKDADKKGGQFGDLIDRTRKSDRTQRLVLAPKPKGPSAFGDLIGSGVTKEKGPSLGANKGGERNTSISSEEGDVVQEGDFGEDVMERKGYGSKGRRPGRRDSGGSLLSRLSEEEEASLPSRPHHNHNKRSNIPTITATTQTRRPKGPKPKIVEHIEKQVFIPRTISVANLAKIFGVKLFHLQTRMMRLDMSEDQRRSDYLIGAEQACDIAIEYGFDPVVDDEASFDIYPDLDPLDGKEQPLRPPVVTIMGHVDHGKTTLLDSLRHTSVAAGEAGGITQHIGAFSVPLSSLLPSGSAVNSSSPTTITFLDTPGHAAFTAMRARGASVTDIVVLVVAADDGVMPQTREVLELVKSEGDKVGLVIAINKCDKPGVDFDRVKSALGAEGIHLEEDGGDVPSVRVSGLAKLGLDGLVETLSTLAEIRDLRARKEGKAEGYVLESRVDRGRGNVATVLVTKGILRTGSSIVAGQTWCRVRQMQDDKGKAIKEALPGTPVSITGWKDLPSAGDELLEAVKGEDEAKKAISNRKRDEERKRMMEDVEQINAKRKEERLRLEAEAAAAEAIESGETPVEEEKPKEERKMLRLVIKADVSGTVEAVVGSLEHIGNKEAGVKIVHTGVGEVSESDVALAEASDATIIGFSVSASRTVQTAAKSSQTPLHLESVIYRLIDTVRSKVAGLLPPKIEYSVKGEATVQQLFSINIKRKESITIAGCRVGNGIINRLEGVRVLRGADRDVVYEGTIETLKHLKKEVQEVRKGMECGIALEGFTDIREGDEIVTFTKIEVPREL; this is encoded by the exons ATGGCTTCGCCGCTAAGTCATTGTCGATGCTGTAGAGGTTTTCTGCATAACCTTCCTTCTGCTctcagcagaagaagtattgCGTCTACTTCCGTAGCTCGTAACGAAACGTTATCTGGCGGGTTCAAGCTTCCTTCTCGAGACTGGTCggtcaaatcacctcctGACGTTAGAAACGGCGATCCGGGGTCTGTAAGACGTCCAAGAGAAGAACCCAGAAGGAACGCGAGACCAGGTGAAGCACGAG ATAAAAACGCTGGATCAAGCAAAAAACGTCCAGCAAGAGATCGTGATTCTTTcagatctggatctggatcatcCAAATGGGGTGCACCAAGAGATGGTCCAAGAGGTGGAGAAATCAGTTTGGCATCTGGATTCGGTCTAAAATCGAACAAGGATAAAGATGCAGATAAGAAGGGAGGACAATTTGGTGATCTAATAGATCGCACTCGTAAATCCGATCGTACTCAACGATTAGTATTAGCACCGAAACCTAAAGGTCCTTCTGCTTTCGGCGACTTAATAGGCAGTGGGGTaacaaaggagaaagggCCTTCACTTGGAGCAAATAAAGGCGGAGAAAGGAATACGAGCAtttcatcagaagaaggtgatgtcgtccaagaaggtgattttggtgaGGAtgtgatggaaagaaagggatatggatcaaaagggagaagacctggaagaagagattcagGTGGATCATTGTTATCACGCTtaagtgaagaagaagaagcttctttaccttcaagGCCGCATCATAATCATAATAAGAGATCGAATATTCCAACTATCACTGCTACAACTCAGACACGAAGACCCAAAGGACCAAAACCTAAGATAGTGGAACATATTGAAAAGCAAGTATTCATCCCAAGAACAATAAGCGTTGCCAATCTTGCCAAGATATTTGGAGTCAAACTATTTCATCTCCAAACtagaatgatgagattagATATGTCCGAAGATCAACGAAGATCCGATTATTTGATAGGAGCAGAACAAGCTTGTGATATAGCTATCGAATATGGGTTCGATCCTGTTGTGGATGATGAGGCGAGTTTCGATATCTACCCGGA CCTTGATCCACTGGATGGGAAAGAGCAACCGCTGCGACCACCCGT TGTGACTATAATGGGTCATGTCGATCATGGTAAAACTACGCTTCTTGACTCCCTTCGTCATACCTCCGTAGCAGCTGGAGAAGCCGGTGGTATCACCCAACATATCGGAGCCTTCTCAGTTCCGctgtcatctcttcttccctcagGATCAGCGGTCAATTCGTCATCACCGACAACAATTACCTTTCTCGACACACCTGGTCATGCAGCTTTCACAGCTATGAGAGCGAGAGGAGCTTCCGTCACCGATATTGTGGTATTGGTGGTGGCTGCCGATGATGGGGTTATGCCTCAAACTAGAGAAGTTTTGGAATTGGTGAAGAGTGAAGGCGATAAAGTTGGATTGGTCATAGCTATCAACAAATGTGACAAACCTGGTGTCGACTTTGACCGAGTAAAATCAGCATTGGGAGCAGAAGGTATTCacttggaagaagatggcggCGATGTTCCCAGCGTCAGAGTGTCTGGTTTAGCCAAATTGGGTTTAGATGGTTTAGTGGAGACGCTGTCAACATTGGCGGAAATCAGAGATCTAAGAGccaggaaagaaggaaaagcagAAGGATACGTTTTGGAATCTAGAGTGGATAGAGGTAGAGG AAATGTCGCTACTGTATTAGTCACCAAAGGTATACTTCGAACGGGTTCTTCCATCGTTGCAGGACAAACATGGTGCAGGGTTCGACAAATGCAAGACGACAAAGGTAAAGCTATTAAAGAAGCTTTACCAGGTACACCAGTATCAATTACAGGATGGAAAGACTTACCTTCCGCGGGAGATGAATTGTTAGAAGCTGTGAAGggggaagatgaagctaaGAAGGCTATCTCTAATAGGAAACGAGATGAGGAGAggaaaaggatgatggaAGATGTCGAACAAATCAACGCcaagagaaaagaagaaaggttgaggttagaagctgaagcagcagcagcagaaGCTATTGAATCTGGAGAGACACCagtagaagaggaaaagcccaaagaagaaaggaaaatgcTTAGATTGGtcatcaaagctgatgtcaGTGGTACAGTCGAAGCTGTCGTTGGATCTTTAGAACATATAGGCAATAAAGAAGCGGGAGTGAAGATCGTTCATACTGGTGTAGGGGAAGTTTCCGAATCGGACGTTGCTCTGGCTGAAGCTTCTGATG CTACAATCATCGGATTCAGCGTTTCTGCTTCACGAACTGTCCAAACGGCAGCGAAATCATCTCAAACTCCATTACATCTTGAATCAGTCATATATCGCTTGATCGATACTGTTCGATCGAAAGTTGCTGGTCTCTTGCCTCCTAAAATCGAATATTCAGTCAAAGGGGAAGCTACTGTCCAACAACTCTTctcaatcaatatcaaacGTAAAGAGAGTATCACAATTGCTGGGTGCAGAGTAGGCAATGGAATCATAAATCGATTAGAGGGGGTCAGGGTTCTAAGAGGTGCAGACAGAGATGTAGTTTATGAAGGAACTATCGAGACCTTGAAACATCTCAAGAAGGAAGTACAAGAAGTAAGAAAAGGGATGGAATGTGGAATAGCTTTAGAAGGTTTCACCGATATTAGAGAGGGTGACGAAATTGTCACGTTTACAAAAATAGAAGTACCAAGGGAATTATAA
- a CDS encoding oxoglutarate dehydrogenase (succinyl-transferring), E1 component yields the protein MLTRILKTHHALPRAVSRGCPRQYHDDSTFGYRVPQKYELPDYTQKELDNRNANAPLLRYVESVRRHGHRAAQIDPLDLMDRDPVGALDPLRYGLEALQSYPLQGILHLPPSPEPTTPPSTVGPERSETGEGSKVSVALDKIKEHLMSVYVDKIGFEYMHCPEKNERLWFSHHVETETSSFPLPLDDKRRKRIWELLMRSEELDKFLAKKFPNLKRYGCEGAESMLPALSSLFEVSAEAGISSIVLSLPHRGRLSLLCDPDLMAFPPKALFAKIKGKPEFDPATAPGATGDVISHLSATRQIPFDTGKRVKVKVLQNPSHLEAVNPVALGVTRAKQMELLKSSPRECQLGDKVMCVQLHGDAAFAGQGVVAESLGLSGLPHFGSGGTVHIIVNNNIGYTTPASLARSSIYSSDIAKMIGCPILHVNGDHPESVTRAVDIAFRYRQMFRKDVIIDLICYRRWGHNELDEPAYTQPLMYNKIRGRKSVPELYESRLVEQQLLTYEAASSTRRDHVNHLEEHFNQVESYKPRSEMLEGKWKNYVWPAGSEADHDPDTGVKEEELLDVAQASVTLPDSFNIHPRLRRHISSRLKSLDAKVDFATAEAMAFGTLMKEGLDVRISGQDVGRGTFSQRHAMFVDQQTESCHIPLNEGLSGATGKLELANSSLSEMAVLGFEVGLSWSDPQLLPIWEAQFGDFMNGAQSMIDTFIVGAEAKWLKQSGIVIMLPHGYDGAGPEHSSCKVERFLQLSNDTRTTNTYGDINLTVVNPSTPAQMFHILRRQMKRNYRKPLIVASPKGLLRSPLAASSLSEMTPGNTFQPIIEGPTNSSADRVVLCTGKHYYTLLEHVTKTDKMSSVNMVRVEELSPFPYSELENTLSKYKNKEIVWAQEEPSNQGAWSYVKPRLEGILEKVGYEGTIRYAGRKVGATTAVAVGEWHKREVEEIVKAALE from the exons ATGTTGACTCGAATTCTGAAGACGCACCATGCTCTACCTAGAGCTGTGTCCAGAGGATGTCCGAGACAATATCACGATGATTCTACTTTTGGATATAGGGTCCCCCAGAAGTATGAATTACCGGATT ACACACAGAAAGAACTAGACAACAG AAATGCAAACGCGCCTCTACTTCGTTACGTTGAATCTGTCCGTCGGCATGGCCACCGAGCAGCACAGATAGACCCATTAGATCTGATGGACAGAGA CCCTGTTGGAGCTCTTGATCCACTTCGATACGGATTGGAAGCGTTGCAGTCATATCCACTTCAAGgtattcttcatcttcctccttcacctgagCCCACAACACCACCCAGTACTGTTGGACCCGAACGCAGCGAGACGGGAGAAGGATCAAAGGTCTCTGTAGCACTTGATAAGATAAAAGAACATTTGATGAGCGTGTACGTTGACAAGATCGGTTTTGAGTATATGCATTGTCCtgagaagaatgagagatt ATGGTTTTCGCATCACGTTGAAACGGAAACctcatcttttcctctccCACTAGATGATAAAAGAAGGAAACGAATTTGGGAGTTATTGATGAGAAGTGAAGAACTGGATAAATTTTTGGCGAAGAAATTTCCCAATCTTAAGCGATATG GCTGTGAAGGGGCAGAAAGTATGTTACcagctttatcttctttattcGAAGTTTCCGCCGAAGCTGGTATATCATCGATTGTTCTGTCATTACCCCATCGAGGAAGGTTATCACTTTTATGTGATCCGGACTTGATGGCATTTCCACCCAAAGCACTATTCGCTAAGATCAAAGGTAAACCTGAATTCGATCCGGCTACAGCTCCAGGAGCCACTGGTGATGTGATAAGTCACTTATCTGCCACTCGACAGATACCCTTCGATACTGGTAAAAGAGTGAAGGTCAAGGTATTGCAGAATCCAAGTCATCTAGAAGCTGTTAATCCGGTAGCATTAGGTGTAACAAGAGCAAAACAAATGGAATTACTCAAAAGCTCTCCACGAGAATGTCAATTAGGAGATAAAGTTATGTGCGTACAATTACATGGTGATGCTGCTTTTGCAGGTCAAGGTGTAGTTGCGGAGAGTCTTGGATTAAGTGGTTTACCTCATTTTGGAAGCGGAGGAACTGTTCATATTATCGTCAA CAATAA CATCGGCTACACAACTCCCGCTTCTCTAGCCAGATCGTCAATCTATTCATCAGACATCGCCAAAATGATTGGTTGTCCAATCCTCCATGTCAACGGTGATCACCCTGAATCAGTCACGAGAGCTGTAGACATAGCTTTTAGGTATAGACAGATGTTCaggaaagatgtcatcatcgATTTGATCTGTTATCGAAGATGGGGACACAATGAGTTAGACGAACCTGCTTACACACAAC CGCTCATGTACAACAAGATCaggggaagaaagagtgTTCCCGAGTTATACGAGTCTCGTCTAGTC GAACAACAACTTCTTACCTATGAGGCAGCTTCAAGCACTCGAAGAGATCATGTAAATCACCTTGAGGAACATTTCAATCAAGTCGAAAGCTACAAGCCAAGATCTGAGATGCTCGAGGGTAAATGGAAGAATTATGTATGGCCTGCTGGGTCAGAGGCCGATCATGATCCAGACACGGGcgtgaaagaagaagagttgcTAGATGTTGCTCAAGCGAGTGTAACATTACCGGACAGCTTC AATATACACCCAAGATTGAGAAGACATATTTCCTCTCGCTTGAAATCGCTCGATGCCAAAGTCGATTTTGCAACGGCTGAAGCTATGGCTTTTGGAactttgatgaaagaaggtcTCGATGTTAGAATATCTGGACAAGATGTTGGCAGAGGTACTTTCTcacaaag GCATGCTATGTTCGTCGATCAACAAACTGAATCTTGTCACATCCCACTGAATGAAGGGCTGAGTGGTGCCACCGGAAAGCTTGAATTAGCCAATA GCTCGTTGAGCGAGATGGCAGTCCTTGGTTTTGAAGTTGGGTTATCTTGGTCAGACCCCCAGCTCCTGCCAATATGGGAAGCTCAATTCGGTGATTTCATGAATGGAGCTCAGAGTATGATTGATACTTTCATTGTCGGCGCAGAAG CAAAATGGTTGAAACAAAGTGGTATCGTAATAATGCTTCCTCATGGATATGATGGCGCTGGACCCGAACATTCTTCATGTAAGGTCGAAAGGTTCTTACAG CTGTCTAACGATACCAGGACAACCAATACTTATGGTGACATCAACTTGACTGTTGTCAATCCTTCGACTCCTGCTCAGATGTTCCACATTTTACGAAGGCAAATGAAACGAAATTACAGAAAACCTCTGATTGTCGCTTCTCCCAAAGGATTACTCCGCTCACCG CTCGCcgcatcttctttatccGAAATGACTCCCGGTAACACTTTCCAGCCGATTATCGAAGGTCCGACCAATTCTTCTGCAGATAGAGTGGTCCTCTGTACAGGTAAACATTACTATACTCTTCTTGAACATGTGACCAAAACAGACAAAATGTCGTCAGTGAATATGGTACGTGTCGAAGAATTGTCACCCTTCCCATATTCAGAATTAGAAAATACACTTTCGAAATACAAGAATAAGGAAATTGTATGGGCCCAAGAGGAACCTTCGAATCAAGGTGCTTGGTCATATGTCAAACCTCGCTTAGAAGGAATCTTGGAGAAAGTGGGGTATGAAGGTACGATTAGATATGCAGGTAGAAAAGTGGGAGCTACGACGGCTGTCGCAGTTGGAGAATGGCATAAGAgggaggtggaagagattgtaAAAGCTGCTTTGGAATAG